A single Meles meles chromosome 20, mMelMel3.1 paternal haplotype, whole genome shotgun sequence DNA region contains:
- the REX1BD gene encoding required for excision 1-B domain-containing protein has product MITAKASADSTVPSVPGAVVATGVPEREEPAWPWKDAPIRTLVQRIHQLQAERAQAFRRLEEGHLQYQRSGPPYDFPRYRSTVHEVTQAFAAASREVLAVEAELAGPRGQPLLASHVRSLQQLEQTRLATVALLQLMGAPELSEQENTLEMSQLKMKVIKTMEAISEVLQDLRFDAESVE; this is encoded by the exons ATGATCACTGCCAAGGCCTCGGCGGACTCCACTGTCCCGTCGGTGCCCGGTGCTGTGGTGGCTACCGGCGTCCCGGAGCGCGAGGAGCCTGCGTGGCCCTGG AAAGATGCCCCGATCCGGACGCTGGTGCAGCGCATCCACCAGTTGCAGGCTGAGCGCGCGCAGGCCTTCCGCCGGCTGGAGGA AGGCCACCTCCAGTACCAGCGAAGCGGTCCGCCCTACGACTTCCCGCGCTACCGGAGCACGGTGCACGAGGTGACCCAGGCCTTCGCCGCCGCCTCGCGGGAGGTGCTGGCGGTGGAGGCCGAGCTGGCCGGACCCAGAGGGCAGCCGCTGCTCGCGAGCCATGTGCGCAGCCTGCAACAGCTGGAGCAGACGCGCCTGGCCACG GTGGCTCTGCTGCAGCTGATGGGGGCACCAGAGCTGTCTGAGCAGGAGAACACTCTGGAGATGAGCCAGCTGAAGATGAA GGTAATTAAAACCATGGAAGCGATCAGCGAGGTTCTTCAGGACCTTAGATTTGATGCAGAATCTGTCGAGTGA